A portion of the Streptomyces coeruleoprunus genome contains these proteins:
- the sucC gene encoding ADP-forming succinate--CoA ligase subunit beta, producing MDLFEYQARDLFAKHGVPVLAGEVIDTPEAAREATERLGGRSVVKAQVKVGGRGKAGGVKLASDPQDAVEKAQQILGMDIKGHTVHKVMIAETAPEIVEEYYVSYLLDRTNRTFLAMASVAGGMDIEEVAATTPEKLAKVPVDAVEGVSIEKAREIVALAQFPADVAEQVAEVLVTLWKTFVAEDALLVEVNPLAKVASGDILALDGKVSLDANADFRQPEHEALEDKAAANPLEAAAKAKGLNYVKLDGEVGIIGNGAGLVMSTLDVVAYAGEAHGGVKPANFLDIGGGASAEVMANGLEIILGDPDVKSVFVNVFGGITACDEVANGIVQALELLASRGEDVTKPLVVRLDGNNAELGRKILSDANHPLVQRVDTMDGAADKAAELAAAK from the coding sequence GTGGACCTGTTCGAGTACCAGGCGAGGGACCTCTTCGCCAAGCACGGTGTACCGGTGCTGGCCGGTGAAGTCATCGACACGCCTGAGGCGGCGCGCGAGGCCACCGAGCGACTGGGCGGCCGTTCGGTCGTCAAGGCGCAGGTGAAGGTCGGCGGCCGCGGCAAGGCCGGCGGCGTCAAGCTGGCCTCCGACCCGCAGGACGCGGTCGAGAAGGCCCAGCAGATCCTCGGCATGGACATCAAGGGCCACACGGTCCACAAGGTCATGATCGCCGAGACCGCGCCGGAGATCGTCGAGGAGTACTACGTCTCGTACCTCCTCGACCGCACCAACCGCACCTTCCTGGCCATGGCCTCGGTCGCGGGCGGCATGGACATCGAGGAGGTCGCCGCGACGACCCCCGAGAAGCTGGCCAAGGTCCCGGTCGACGCCGTCGAGGGCGTCTCGATCGAGAAGGCCCGCGAGATCGTCGCCCTGGCGCAGTTCCCGGCCGACGTGGCCGAGCAGGTCGCCGAGGTCCTCGTGACCCTGTGGAAGACCTTCGTCGCCGAGGACGCCCTCCTCGTCGAGGTCAACCCGCTGGCCAAGGTCGCCTCCGGCGACATCCTGGCCCTCGACGGCAAGGTCTCGCTGGACGCCAACGCCGACTTCCGCCAGCCGGAGCACGAGGCGCTCGAGGACAAGGCCGCAGCCAACCCGCTCGAGGCTGCCGCCAAGGCCAAGGGCCTCAACTACGTCAAGCTCGACGGCGAGGTCGGCATCATCGGCAACGGCGCCGGCCTGGTCATGTCGACCCTGGACGTCGTCGCGTACGCCGGTGAGGCGCACGGCGGCGTGAAGCCCGCCAACTTCCTCGACATCGGCGGCGGCGCCTCCGCCGAGGTCATGGCGAACGGCCTGGAGATCATCCTCGGCGACCCGGACGTCAAGTCCGTCTTCGTCAACGTCTTCGGCGGCATCACCGCCTGTGACGAGGTCGCCAACGGCATCGTGCAGGCGCTGGAGCTGCTGGCCTCCCGCGGCGAGGACGTCACCAAGCCGCTGGTCGTGCGTCTCGACGGCAACAACGCGGAGCTGGGTCGCAAGATCCTCTCGGACGCGAACCACCCGCTCGTGCAGCGCGTGGACACCATGGACGGCGCGGCCGACAAGGCCGCCGAGCTCGCGGCTGCGAAGTAA
- the sucD gene encoding succinate--CoA ligase subunit alpha, translating into MAIFLTKDSKVIVQGMTGATGMKHTKLMLGDGTNIVGGVNPRKAGTTVDFDGTEVPVFGSVAEAMEKTGADVSVLFVPPAFAKAAVIEAIDAEIPLAVVITEGIAVHDSAAFWAYAKSKGNKTRIIGPNCPGLITPGQSNAGIIPGDITKPGKIGLVSKSGTLTYQMMYELRDIGFSSCVGIGGDPVIGTTHIDALAAFEADPETELIVMIGEIGGDAEERAADFIKANVTKPVVGYVAGFTAPEGKTMGHAGAIVSGSSGTAQAKKEALEAAGVKVGKTPTETAKLAREILEGHAA; encoded by the coding sequence ATGGCTATCTTCCTGACCAAGGACAGCAAGGTCATCGTCCAGGGCATGACCGGCGCCACCGGCATGAAGCACACCAAGCTCATGCTGGGTGACGGCACCAACATCGTCGGCGGTGTGAACCCGCGCAAGGCCGGCACCACCGTCGACTTCGACGGCACCGAAGTTCCCGTCTTCGGCTCGGTCGCCGAGGCGATGGAGAAGACCGGCGCCGACGTCTCCGTCCTCTTCGTGCCGCCGGCCTTCGCGAAGGCCGCCGTCATCGAGGCCATCGACGCCGAGATCCCGCTGGCCGTCGTCATCACCGAGGGCATCGCCGTCCACGACTCCGCCGCCTTCTGGGCGTACGCGAAGTCCAAGGGCAACAAGACCCGCATCATCGGCCCGAACTGCCCCGGCCTGATCACGCCGGGCCAGTCCAACGCCGGCATCATCCCGGGCGACATCACCAAGCCCGGCAAGATCGGTCTGGTGTCGAAGTCCGGCACGCTGACCTACCAGATGATGTACGAGCTGCGTGACATCGGCTTCTCGTCCTGCGTCGGCATCGGTGGTGACCCGGTCATCGGCACCACCCACATCGACGCCCTGGCGGCCTTCGAGGCCGACCCGGAGACCGAGCTGATCGTCATGATCGGTGAGATCGGCGGCGACGCCGAGGAGCGCGCGGCCGACTTCATCAAGGCCAACGTCACCAAGCCGGTCGTCGGCTACGTCGCGGGCTTCACCGCCCCCGAGGGCAAGACGATGGGCCACGCCGGTGCGATCGTGTCCGGTTCGTCCGGCACCGCGCAGGCGAAGAAGGAGGCCCTGGAGGCCGCGGGCGTCAAGGTCGGCAAGACGCCGACCGAGACGGCCAAGCTGGCGCGCGAGATCCTTGAGGGTCACGCCGCCTGA